The region GAATTCACCTTAAGATTAGTATATTTAGTGGCTGTATATATTTTTTGATTCCTTTTGGATTCTACTGCACTATAAATTTGGTAACTTTGTAGATTGGAACTTAATCTGCTAATTAAATTAACTTTGTCTGTTAAAGAGTCTCCTGCTAATAATATACCTCCAAATGAACTATAAATCATACTGGAGTTATTGGCAAACCAAAAATTAAAACCCAAATTATTTAAATTAGAGCTATCACTTTTTAAACAAACAAGCTTATTATTTGCAATATTTAACTTATAATAGAAGTAAGGCGTAAGGCCCAAAATATAATTGCCTTTTGGATGTAATTTTATAGGAGACGGATAGTAAGTCGTTCCAAAACTTTCCAAAACCAATTTACCTGTATTGGTATTAATCCAATAGATAGAGTCAGTATTATTGGTATTTGCTATTATATTGGTGCTATCGTATAACACAATATCAAATATGTTTGCGGATACATCAAATTCCCTTTTTATGCTTTTTGTTATTAAATCAATATAGGTAATTTTATTAGAATGGCCGACTGCCGCATACTTTCCATTTTGCACTACTGAAATACAATTAGGAGGATAATTCAAACGAATTTTATCAAAAGAATTATCGTTTACGTTAAAAATACGCAATTCATAAGGATAAGAAGCAGAAAGCAAATATAGCTTATCGCTACTTTGGTTGTATTCTGCATCAACAATGGCTATGCCCAGAGATAATTTATTGGCATTGTCCCACGCATCAGGTGTATCTTTTAAACAAGCACTAAATGCAATACAAAAAACTAAAATGATGCTATAATATTTTTTTTTCATTTTTTTTTCGCCCTAAATAACAACTAAGTCCAACGGAACAACTAAGCCTTGCCAAATTAATAGCATTAGCTTCATTATAACTATACGAACCTGGTATTCCATTTTCAATGGTGAGTATATTAGTAATTATACCCCTATCAATAGCTAAGCCCATATTCAATGCCCAATTTCTATTTAAGCGTTTATCATACTTAAAGCCTAATGTAGTACCCATTGCATTTTGCTTGGCTGTAGCATAATAATCACCTACCCTGAAATCTTCATAGTATTGTATACTATTCAAACCAAAGGTAAAATAGAAGCAATGTTTGTCTTTTTTCCTAGCCACAGCAAGCATTCCACTTATACCTAAAACATTTATATTGGTTTGCAAATAGGCCGTTCCACTGTAGGTTGCTAAATTGGGTTTAGCAATAAACGTAGTATTTTCAACACTTGCATTGCTTTGCATTCTACTGTAATAAAATCCTACATATATTCTCCGTGATTTATTCAAGGCCATATGTGCATCGGCAGTAAAACCAAAACAGTGCTTTGACTGATTGCCCAGGTCTTTTAAAATGCTATTTAGCAGATACTCGGTATTAATGCCATACCGGTATGCATACACCCCATTAAGTGAGAGCCTGTATTTTTTATCTGCATAATATTTCTCACCATCTGTATTAGCCCAATTATATACTTTATGGCTACTACTCCTTGGGAAGTCACAGGTAAAGGGTTCTCTTTTTTTCGCTTGCAGTGTGTAACTTAAACCAAGTAATATGCATAAAAGTGCACATTTATTTATGTAACGATACCTAGCATATTTTAGCAGAGTATTTTTATTAGGCAAACTATTTATAATGACCATAGTTAAAAATCAAAATTAACCCCTAATTCTACGCCTACAAGCTGGGAATTATTAAATGAAAGAGGCGGATTTCCCTTGTTGTTTGATTTCACAAACTCTGAAGTAAAAATATAATTATACCTGATAGCTGCTTCTGCATGTATTTCGCTGCTTAAGGTATACCTAACACCCATTTTAGTACCAACAGCCCACCTGTTTTTTGAATCGAAACTAACGGTATATGCTTCTCCATTATTCTTCGCCATAGTTGTAGTCAAAGCAGAAGAATAAATTCCTATATTAATACCTAGCAATGGAACCCATTTGCTATAATTAATATTTTTAGCAAATAAATAATTTGCTCCTAAACTATAGTACTGTAAAGTATTGGTGAAGGTTGATTTATATGATTCGCCATTCACATTTACTATGTAGCTATCGTCCATGTTTATAGTAGTGGTACAATAATCACCTGACAGCATAAATCTTTTACCTAATTTACATTTCAGCGATAAACCAATAGGTATAATACCTTTTGAAAATGTTCTATAATCTGATTCCCTGCTTAGCCTATTTAAATTTACTTCCTGCGCAGTATAACCAATGGGTACCAGATAGCCGCTAAAAGCACCCAAGCTCCATTGTGCCTTGGAACAAATAGCAGCTAAGCAAAAGAAAGTAAGCCATACAATTTGTTTGTTTTTCATTATTTTATTTTCATTTTGCTTCTACGTTTGCAATAGTAAATACAAATTTTAAAGTAAAAAAGAACCTATAATGTTAGTATCAAAATTATGAATACCTGTTTTCACTTTAGTCTTTCATGTAAATTAGTTTTTTCTTGACAATAGCTAAATCTTTTATTTTGTTTTTATCTACAATCTCTATCAATAAATCAAAATAATTATCCCATTTATCAGCAGGTATTTTTATACTCTCTAAACGATTGGTTTTGGCATAATGAACATCAATATAAAAATTATTTTGAAAAGAGGTATCTGTTATATTTAAAGCATCGTTAAATACGATGCTTTTTTGTTTAACTTGTTGTAAAACATCATTTGGAACAATAACATTAAATACCCAATAATAGCTTGTATCAATACCCGTTGGATAACTTGAAAGTAATAAATGGGGGCTAATTCTGTTTATATCTCTGTAATTTCTTAGTTCAATATAATCAATTGCTTCGTTTGAATAGTTTTTTTGATTACATGCTACTATAAATAGCGAACAAAAAAACAATATTAAATACTTTATTTTCATATGATGCAATTAATTTAATCTTGACCTAACCAATAAAATTTGCCATTATTTTTCAGCAAATAGCCAAATTGTGTATTATTAAAAACAATCCAAATTACTTCCATTCTCTTATCATCTTTAAGTTCTTGCAAAGAAAAGTATTTTATAATAGGTCTTTTTAACTCAAACTGCTCCATTTGATATTGAGGTAAAAAAGAATCTAGAGCCGGATCTGTTTTCCAAAGTAATTTTTTCTCTTTATCATATGCCGTAATAAAAATTCTGTTTTTATCTAATACATAAATATTACCATTTTGCTTATCATACAATGTATCTCTCAAGACAGGATTGTTTTCAGTTGCAATTTTAATCGTGCGGTTATGTGCAGAATTACTATTCAAATAAAAAGCACTTATTAGAAGCAAAGCTATTTTTAGCACGTTCCTATTACTATTATTAACTAATGAACTCATTTTTTAGGAATATATTTTAAATGAAAATCTGAAGGCTCCGTTTTTCTCAGAATATAATTTGTTTGAACTTTATTTACAACTTCAAAACCGTAAGTAAAAGTTACTAATCGTTGTCTAGTATCAACATTTATTAATGATAATTCTGCTCTCCAAAATATATATCCTCCAGCAATATCTGAGACTAGACTCCATGGCCTTTTAGGTTCATCAAAGAATGTTGCTAAATCATCCACTTTCGATTTCATGTAAGGAGTATTATAATATGGCTGCGCAAATCCATCAATATCACAAAAATCTTTGCCGTCTTGTGGCAGATTAGTGCAAACAGTTTGCACCCAATTAAATTTACCCTCATGTTCGAAATTGTCAAACCCTAAATCAATAGTTAACCCATAAACACCTAAATCAGAATATTTTTCAAACTGATATATTTCAACACGACCTTTATCTCCTAATGTAAAAAAACTTCTTTTCGCTGGATTTACTATAGTTCTATAGTTGTCATTCATGGTCAAATCATTTCCGCTATTTTCTTTATTGTGCTTTAATACAAAATCGCTACCTAAATAACCTCCAAAGGTTTCGCTGCCAAAACCTAAACTTAATGCTGTATTTACAATTCCTACTGTTATACGTCCTAAAGGTAAAGTAACGCCACTAATATTGGCATTAATATTAAAAGTAGTTCCGTTGGCTCCCATATAACCTATGGCTGCTCCTCCCAATATTCCAAAATAAGTACCCGGGTTTGTAGGGCTCCAATGAAGGGGATTTAACTCACCCCCATTTGCAGCTACCCCGCCACCATAAGCACCAGCTAATGCATAGGCCCAATTAACCCAACTGTTTCCGCTTGGGTCGGTGTATTTTAACGGGTTGTTTACACAGTAACTATACCTGTTATAGCTTTGTGTATTTCCGGGTTCCTGTATATAATTATCTGGACTTAACATGCGCCCCACAATTGGGTCATACAACCTACCGTTCATATTAATTAAGCTGAACATTTCCAAATGCTCATGCATGGTATAACCACGCATGGTTTTACCATAACCAGCCCCACCAAAAGCCTGACCTAAATTATAGCTCCAAGTAATTGGGTCGCGCGGGCGTCCCCAAGCATCATAACTTCTTCTTTCTACACTATAACCATCCTGTGTACTTATAGCCATTAGGCTTCCTTGGTAATCGTGGTGTAAATAAAACATCTGTTCACCCTCTTTATACAAAGCAAAAGCTTTACCTTCAGCATACAAGTAAGAATAGGTTTGTCCTTGTATAATTTCCATATTTGCACTGGTAACATAATAATTATCAACGGTAACGGTACCATACTCAGCTACTGCCATATGGATACGTTGCTGGTCCACACCATACTCCATATCTAATACGGCTATATCATTTTGTTCTATATGTTGTATTTTATCAAAAGCGGTATAGGTATAATTATGGGGATCGAAAGATGGGCTTGGAACTGTTGTTACTGTATTTTCAAACTTATGATCGGTAAGCGCATGTGGTTTGGCACTTTCGTACTTTAAGGTATGTTGCCCCCCGTTTTCAATAGCTAAAATATTGCCGTTGGCCCCATAATTATATGTCTTAATATTATTGAGACCATTTATTGTTTCATCAATCGTTACTAATCTATCCAAATTATCATATTCAAATTCTTCAATGGAGTTATTATCGTATTGTCTGTTTTTAAGATTTCCTGTTTCTAATTCAAAATCATAATTAACATACAGTGCTGTTTGCGATGAAGTAGTATTTTCGCTATAAATACCGCTCAATTGCCTATGGCTATCGAAAGCGTAGGTGGTAGTAAAACCATTACCATAAGTTTCGCTTGTCATTTTTCCATCTACATCTTCACTATTTTTAGTCCAAATGGCAGTCCCCTCTTGCCATATGGCTTCTAAATTATTATAATTATCATAAACATGAGTAATTTCAAGAATTGGATAGGTTATTGTTTCAATACGTTGGTAGGCATCGTACCTATAACTGGTTGTATAAACATCGATAGGTAAAGTTTCCACTACACTTTGGAGAGAGCCTAAACTATTATAGGTATATTCCTTTTTGTGTTTGCTTGTACCGCTGGTTTTTAATTCTTCTTTTTGTATTTGGTTTAAACTTGCATGACCCACTGTACTGTAAAAGGTGTATTCATATACATCGTTGCCTCCCCATTTTTGTGCAAGTCGCCCTAATTCATCGTATTTAAAATAATACATATTATTCTTGGCATCTTTTTGTCCTATTAAATCGCCAAAAGCACTATAATCATAAAGGATAGTTCCCGTATTGGGGTCGTTCATGCTTATTTTGTTCAGTTGTACATTATAATCTATACTTATAATGGTACCATTGGTAGTAGTTTCTATTAACTTATTGTGTGAGCCGTATTTATAACTAATAGTGCTTCCTGCATTATCACTAGCGGTTTCTACTAATCCAGTGGCATTTAACAGGGTGTATTTTTGTCTGTTTTTACCATCTTTAACTGTTGTTTTAGTGGTACCGTAATCGTATATATAAGTAGCCATTAAAGCACCACTATACCTTTTGGTTTCTGGTCTTTTATAAATATCATAACTATATATTGTTAGTTTTTTTGTGTTGCCAATGGTGGTGCTTGAAGTAGCATCAAACCAATTACTTTCCTCTATCAGTAAATTATCGGCATTGTAAATCCATGTTTTAGTAGCCACTTTACCCTTAAAACCTTTGTTTTTAGTCATTATTTTATTGCCCAAAGCATCGTAATAATCCCAGCTCATATTACCCAAACTATTGGTTTTAGTAACAAAATAATAAGCATTAATGGTATTGCTTGGTGACCAAGTAAAAACTATATCCTCTACATTACCGTTAGGATAATTGGTTTTAACCAGTTTCCCCCAATTATCGTACTCATATGAAGTGATTAAATTATTGGCACCGGCTTCTGAAGTTTTGTTTCCATACATGGGCTCATAAACAAATACCGTTTCTTGGTTTAAAGCATTTTTTACTTTTTGTAAAAACCTACCATCGGTATAGGTAAAACTTTTATTTCTGAACACATTGGTGGTATTGTTATTGGCACTATCTAATGCTGTAAAAACTATATTACCGTATTTATCGTAATTAATTATTTCTTTATAATAGTAACTTAGGTTATTTTTAAAATATTCTGTTTCATTTAAATTACCATTGGTAAAATACTTCATTTCCTTTTGTACATAGTAAGGAGCAGTATTGTTATTTCTTATCTGGCAATTCCTGCTTATAGTTAACGAGGCAGGTATCCAACTATTGTATTGCTCATACTTAAAATCGCTTGTATTAGTGTACTCATATACACCTATAGTATTATTTGTTTTATCAAAAGATTCTAGCATATGTATTAAATTCCCGTTTTCATCGTACTCAAAACAGGTAGTTTTACGCAAGCCATTTAATTTATTGGTTTCAACGGTATTACTGGTATAGAAAAAATTAATATTATTATTTAATGTCGTTGTTTTTAAGTTCGTATTGGTATAAATAGTTTTTGAGACTTCGTTACTACTACCTGCAAAACCTCCATTAGCTACTAAATAATTGGTAGTACTGTATAAGTCTAATTTATATAAAAACTCTAGATTTTGCTTGTATTTATGAATAGTAACGGGAACATTTGCATTAGTTAATCCATTAGTTTTTGTCTCACTAATTGACAATTCGCCAAAACCCATTAAACCACGTCCATGCTTATTTAACATTAAATCATTATAACTGTAACCATATGTTTTACTAACCAAACCATCGACTGAATTATCCATCGAACTAACAACAAATATTGGAGCCGCTACAATTAGGCACTTTCCTAATATTGAATAATTTTTTTTGTATCCATCACTATATAAAGAATATTGAAATGTAAATTTATGTTTGTCGCTATATTTTATTTCGGTTAATTTATTATTTCTGCTTTTAAAGCTTTCAAACAAAACGGCTACAACATTTGTAGCACTACTTCCGTTGTAAATATCATTTGCCCAACCTGTAGCATCTTGTCCACTATAAAGTAGTTGATCACACTTGCCATCCCCGTCAAAGTCAGCGTTTATGGTTCTCTCTAAATCATAATATTGAAAAGAAGATGAGCTACCAGAAACAGCTAAAGGATTGTCATGCCCACCAGAAATTAAGAACTCTTTGAAACCAAAACCTTTTGAATAGTAAATGTATATTGAATTTCCTGTATGATTAGAACTATTATTATCATGATGATGCCTTTCAATAATATCCGATTTTCCATCGCCATTAAAGTCACCAACTTCCAAAATTAACCCATACTTAGTAACTACAGGTTCTCCATACTTACTTATTTGTTGACGACAACCATTGGGATTAATATTATGAGACAATCCCAAATCAGTGGCATCAACTTCATCAAACCCAATACCATTTGAGTAAGCAATACGCCATGTATTAACACTATTAGTATTATTTGGATTAGTCATGTGATAAAATACCAAATCTGTTTTTCCATCACCGTTAAAATCGCCTGTTTTTAAGAATTTATGATAGTCGTATGTAGGAAAACTATTACTACCATTTCCATATAAATGTTCTAAAGTTTGAGATATATTATTGTATTCTATTATGGATGTGGTATTATTAAAATAAGTTATCATAAAATCTGTTTTTCCATTTCCATTAAAATCCATCGGAATAAAACTAACAATTCTATTTCCTGAACCAGTTAATGAAATTTTTTGATCAACAAAATTTGAATTCATTAAATTGAGACTTGACGGATAAATAGATAAATTTATTATAAAACCTTCATTAAAATTAACCTCGGTCCTTTCTATATCATCACACACTGTAGTTGCTTTAATCTCTCTTTTTGCCCACATTTCTTTTAAAACAATATCTAAACGCCCATCACCATCCATATCTACCAAAACAGGCTCAACGTGCAGAAATTGCCACAATTGTTCCTCACTTGAAAAGAAATTATTGTAGTTTGGATTAATAACTGAAACAGCACAATATCCACCTGTTGGTACTGGAGGGGGCGGAAAATGGCAATCCGTGCGGTCAATATAATTATCATTTGAAAGGTTAGTCTTTACGACTGCAGCCAGCTTTGTATCCCATAAATAATAATGATACATAATTCTATTTAGTTTATATCTATTATAATCAGGACATATATCATTATCAGTTCTATCTTGTCCAGAATGCACGTTGTATGCAGTTTGAATAAGCAAATCGTCAGTTCCATCGGTATTTAAATCTCCGACTGTAATTGAACTTATACCTGTAATACTAATTACTCCACTTTTTATCTCAACCCCATTATAATTTATTATTTTAAAATTGGGTGAATTTAACAACTCCCCATTTAATGGATTTAAAGTTCCAGAAACCATTAATACATCCGTTTTAGCATCCCCATCAAAATCTCCGTAGTATTTATTTGGAAACAATTCTGAATCAATTATCTTCTTTATTCGCGTTTTATCGGAACTTGCATCAGGTGTCCAAGTCATATCAATAGGGTGCATAGCCTCCCCATTACCATTTTGCTCAGTTACTTTGGCTAAATAAGAGTTTATGTCATCGGTGGTATATTCCATTGAATAAGTTCTGGCTAAATTAGCATCAGCATAGGTCTTAATGTTTTGCAAACGTTTATTTTGCACTAATTTTTCGCCATTAACATATTGGTTACCCTCATAGGTAGTTGTTTCATAAGTAAAGGTAATTTTATTAAACGGATTCTCCTGGGCCAATGAGCTTGTTTTAGTACCATTTATAGTGGCATCAAAACCAGTATATTTTATTTGTGTTAATAATATTTGTCCTCCAGTATTGGAATAAAAATATTCCATATAATTTCCATTTCTATCATAGCTTTTACTAATATACCAGGCCAAAACATTACTGGAACCATCCGGCTTATGTTGGCTATTATTGCTTTGCCCATAAAATACCTTACCTCCATCTTTGGTATCCACTTCAAAATATTCGTTTCCACTAACATTCTTATATGTAACTTTAACAAACTGATCTACTTCTGTTCTAAAAACATTGTTATGGGTAAAAAAACTATTGGTTGGACCTTGAACCAACAACAATCTTTGTCCATCTAAAGTTAATTTATCAGTTCCATTTAACTTAACGGTTTCTTGTACACCATTGTCTAAATGCCAATTATTTCCGGAACGACTTATTACACTCATTCCCGTTATATTCCACCCTTTTCCCAATATACCACTATTGGCTTGGCTGTTAAACACTACGTTTACACTTGGCTTTATACCTAATCGTCCAGAAGGGCAGTAAATAGGTATTGTAGCTGTTGCATTTCCCATCTGACCCACATCAGCTGTTACACTGGTATTACCAACTCCATAGGTTTGCGCAACTGCTTTAAATGATTGCGTATAAACTAATACGCTTATTATAATTAATACACTTTTAAAATTCATACTTATTTTGTTCAATACAGTAAATGGTTGGATTAATTTTTAAGTACTTTATAGGTTTTCACCTGACCATTTACCTCTATTTTAAGTATATACAAACCAGCAGCAAGCAGTGTAAAATCAATATCGTTATTCAATTGAATGGTTTGATTAATATATTGGGTGGTACCCAGTGTATTGAATACTTTTATTGTTCCTGTTAACGGAGATGCAAATGCACTAACAATGTTTACTTTGACCATATCTAAAGTTGGGTTAGGAAAAATAACAATTTCTTTTATTCCAAACGAATCCAATACACTTTCTTTAAAGGGCTTATGAACCGAAGTAGTAATAGTATCTGACGGGCTCATTTTGTTTAATGTAAATAATATACTTCTATTCCATCTATTACCATTGGCATCGTAAGCATATTTTACCGTTGTAAATTGGTATG is a window of Bacteroidota bacterium DNA encoding:
- a CDS encoding outer membrane beta-barrel protein, with the protein product MKNKQIVWLTFFCLAAICSKAQWSLGAFSGYLVPIGYTAQEVNLNRLSRESDYRTFSKGIIPIGLSLKCKLGKRFMLSGDYCTTTINMDDSYIVNVNGESYKSTFTNTLQYYSLGANYLFAKNINYSKWVPLLGINIGIYSSALTTTMAKNNGEAYTVSFDSKNRWAVGTKMGVRYTLSSEIHAEAAIRYNYIFTSEFVKSNNKGNPPLSFNNSQLVGVELGVNFDF
- a CDS encoding FG-GAP-like repeat-containing protein; its protein translation is MNFKSVLIIISVLVYTQSFKAVAQTYGVGNTSVTADVGQMGNATATIPIYCPSGRLGIKPSVNVVFNSQANSGILGKGWNITGMSVISRSGNNWHLDNGVQETVKLNGTDKLTLDGQRLLLVQGPTNSFFTHNNVFRTEVDQFVKVTYKNVSGNEYFEVDTKDGGKVFYGQSNNSQHKPDGSSNVLAWYISKSYDRNGNYMEYFYSNTGGQILLTQIKYTGFDATINGTKTSSLAQENPFNKITFTYETTTYEGNQYVNGEKLVQNKRLQNIKTYADANLARTYSMEYTTDDINSYLAKVTEQNGNGEAMHPIDMTWTPDASSDKTRIKKIIDSELFPNKYYGDFDGDAKTDVLMVSGTLNPLNGELLNSPNFKIINYNGVEIKSGVISITGISSITVGDLNTDGTDDLLIQTAYNVHSGQDRTDNDICPDYNRYKLNRIMYHYYLWDTKLAAVVKTNLSNDNYIDRTDCHFPPPPVPTGGYCAVSVINPNYNNFFSSEEQLWQFLHVEPVLVDMDGDGRLDIVLKEMWAKREIKATTVCDDIERTEVNFNEGFIINLSIYPSSLNLMNSNFVDQKISLTGSGNRIVSFIPMDFNGNGKTDFMITYFNNTTSIIEYNNISQTLEHLYGNGSNSFPTYDYHKFLKTGDFNGDGKTDLVFYHMTNPNNTNSVNTWRIAYSNGIGFDEVDATDLGLSHNINPNGCRQQISKYGEPVVTKYGLILEVGDFNGDGKSDIIERHHHDNNSSNHTGNSIYIYYSKGFGFKEFLISGGHDNPLAVSGSSSSFQYYDLERTINADFDGDGKCDQLLYSGQDATGWANDIYNGSSATNVVAVLFESFKSRNNKLTEIKYSDKHKFTFQYSLYSDGYKKNYSILGKCLIVAAPIFVVSSMDNSVDGLVSKTYGYSYNDLMLNKHGRGLMGFGELSISETKTNGLTNANVPVTIHKYKQNLEFLYKLDLYSTTNYLVANGGFAGSSNEVSKTIYTNTNLKTTTLNNNINFFYTSNTVETNKLNGLRKTTCFEYDENGNLIHMLESFDKTNNTIGVYEYTNTSDFKYEQYNSWIPASLTISRNCQIRNNNTAPYYVQKEMKYFTNGNLNETEYFKNNLSYYYKEIINYDKYGNIVFTALDSANNNTTNVFRNKSFTYTDGRFLQKVKNALNQETVFVYEPMYGNKTSEAGANNLITSYEYDNWGKLVKTNYPNGNVEDIVFTWSPSNTINAYYFVTKTNSLGNMSWDYYDALGNKIMTKNKGFKGKVATKTWIYNADNLLIEESNWFDATSSTTIGNTKKLTIYSYDIYKRPETKRYSGALMATYIYDYGTTKTTVKDGKNRQKYTLLNATGLVETASDNAGSTISYKYGSHNKLIETTTNGTIISIDYNVQLNKISMNDPNTGTILYDYSAFGDLIGQKDAKNNMYYFKYDELGRLAQKWGGNDVYEYTFYSTVGHASLNQIQKEELKTSGTSKHKKEYTYNSLGSLQSVVETLPIDVYTTSYRYDAYQRIETITYPILEITHVYDNYNNLEAIWQEGTAIWTKNSEDVDGKMTSETYGNGFTTTYAFDSHRQLSGIYSENTTSSQTALYVNYDFELETGNLKNRQYDNNSIEEFEYDNLDRLVTIDETINGLNNIKTYNYGANGNILAIENGGQHTLKYESAKPHALTDHKFENTVTTVPSPSFDPHNYTYTAFDKIQHIEQNDIAVLDMEYGVDQQRIHMAVAEYGTVTVDNYYVTSANMEIIQGQTYSYLYAEGKAFALYKEGEQMFYLHHDYQGSLMAISTQDGYSVERRSYDAWGRPRDPITWSYNLGQAFGGAGYGKTMRGYTMHEHLEMFSLINMNGRLYDPIVGRMLSPDNYIQEPGNTQSYNRYSYCVNNPLKYTDPSGNSWVNWAYALAGAYGGGVAANGGELNPLHWSPTNPGTYFGILGGAAIGYMGANGTTFNINANISGVTLPLGRITVGIVNTALSLGFGSETFGGYLGSDFVLKHNKENSGNDLTMNDNYRTIVNPAKRSFFTLGDKGRVEIYQFEKYSDLGVYGLTIDLGFDNFEHEGKFNWVQTVCTNLPQDGKDFCDIDGFAQPYYNTPYMKSKVDDLATFFDEPKRPWSLVSDIAGGYIFWRAELSLINVDTRQRLVTFTYGFEVVNKVQTNYILRKTEPSDFHLKYIPKK
- a CDS encoding T9SS type A sorting domain-containing protein; translated protein: MKTIIKISIIALGLFLTKQSFAQDPYQFTTVKYAYDANGNRWNRSILFTLNKMSPSDTITTSVHKPFKESVLDSFGIKEIVIFPNPTLDMVKVNIVSAFASPLTGTIKVFNTLGTTQYINQTIQLNNDIDFTLLAAGLYILKIEVNGQVKTYKVLKN